GAGCCATAAGTCGAAATACGATATGGGCAGGGCACAGGTAGTCAACATGCGCGACCCGTTCCCTAATTTTACCCAGGATGAGAACCGTGGCAAAGACCTCTTTTTAAAGTCGTTTGCCGATGGCGGTGTCAATTGCTATGCCTGCCATACCACCGAAGCGTTTGTAAGCCACAATAGCGGGCCTGTAAATAATGGACTCGATGCAGTTTCGGCAACCGACCAGGGCGCTTATGGATTTTATACGTCGGCGCCAGAGCTTGCCGGGGCTTTCAAAATACCTACGCTGCGCAATATAGCGCTTACCGGCCCGTATATGCATGATGCAAGGTTCAATAGCCTGATGCAGGTAATAGAGCATTACAACAGCGGCGTGCAGAACCATACCAATCTTTCGCCATTACTCAAAAGGCCGGATGGCATGCCAAGGCAGCTGAACTTAAGCGATGCTGATAAGCTGGCGCTATTACGTTTCCTGAATACGCTCACCGACCAGACGATAATGAGCGACCCCAAGTGGATCGACCCGTTTATCAACCAGCATTTATAATTCCACTCCGGCAATCGCTTCACGCCTCACTACGTAAAACTACGTATTTATAAAATCAGGTAATTCCTACCTATGCCGAATGGATCGGTTTTTTGAATTTTACACCATACTAAAATTAAAAAAACTTCTATTATGATCCATTTTTCAACCAACGTACTCAGGCACTCTGCTTCGTGGACAACAACCGAAGAGGCCTGCACAAAGATCTCCGGTTTTCCCCAAAACCTGGTGCTTAATGTTAATGAGGGATATGAGGTACTGCATTTTGTTAGCCGCTATATGGCTTACAAAGGATGGTATTCGGAGATTACGTTCCAGAATATTGAATCGGCTATAAAAACGCGCCTGCCATTTGGGGTGCGTACCCATAATGAGGTAAAGGACTGGCTCGATACCAGTTTCAGGAGGTAGTGTATTGTATGGCAAATTTTACAATTGACGACCTGAAGCTGGAGTATTATTGGGAAACGCCGGAAGATTCGGTGAAAGGTATTACAGGTTTCCCCCCAAATGTAATTCTCAACTGTACGCAGGGTTACGAAGTTCTTTATTTTTTAAATCAGTACATGGATGATATAGGGTGGGTTACAAAGGTAGCTTTCAATAATATGGAACTACTTCTTAAACACCGCCTTCCATATGGTACCCGTACCCATATGGATATAAAAAACTGGCTGGATATGCTTCACAAGAGGTAATATGTGTTCTTTTTTAAGTGGCTAAAGCCCCGTCCGCAGCGGGGCTTTTTAATTTTCATTACCAAAATAACAGTAAACCGCCTGTTACAGTGCCATGATGCCAAAAATTGAAGCAGTTGCCTGTTAAAGTCTGATTGCATCCTAATGGCTATGGTCTAAATATATTATTTTTAAGATCTAAAAAATAATTGACCTCATGAAAAAGCTATTTGCCGTTCTTAGTTTATCTGCACTTACACTACTGCAATTGGGGTGCTCGTCATCGTCATCCGATGATGGCAACCCATCCAACAATAATCCCGACCCTGTAAATCCGGGAACCAATGAAGTTGATTTCTGGCTTACCAATAATGCCGGTACCGTAAGGCTTGCAAAGCAAACAACGATACTCGATTTTGGCACGGCAGCCAATGTATTGCCCTCAATAGAAGTGAACGATGCCACTACTTACCAGTCGGTTGACGGTTACGGCTATACCCTTACCGGCGGCAGCGTACAGGTAATCAACGGCCTTGGCGCCGCGCGTAAGCAGGAATTGCTGCAGGATCTGTTCAGTACTACCACAGGCATTGGCGTGAGCTACCTTCGCATCAGCATCGGTGCATCGGATATGAGCGCCGCACCCTTTACTTACGACGATATGCCAACCGGGCAAACCGATCCTTCGCTTGCCAACTTCAGCCTGGACAATGACAGCGCCCTGATAGCCCTCTTGCAGGAAATACTGGTGATCAACCCAAATATCAAGATTGTCGCGACATCCTGGAGCGCACCGGTCTGGATGAAAACCAATACAAGTTTTAAAGGTGGTAGCCTGCAGCCACAATATTATGATGAGTACGCACAGTATTTTGTAAAATATATACAAGGGATGCAGGCACAGGGCATAGCCATCACAGCAATAACGCCGCAAAATGAGCCACTGAACCCGAACAACAACCCAAGTATGCTGATGCAGGCAGTGGAGCAGGCCAATTTTATAAAGAACAATTTAGGCCCGGCATTCCAGGCTGCGGGTATTACGACAAAGATCATTGCTTACGACCATAATTGCGATGTGCCCTCGTATCCGCTAACAATATTGAGTGATGCTGCTGCCAACCCATTTGTGGACGGCTCGGCATTCCACCTGTATGCCGGGGATATTTCTGCGCTCACGGCTGTGCATAATGCGTACCCTGATAAGAATGTTTACTTTACAGAGCAATATACAGGCTCAAATGGGAATTTTGGGGGCGACCTGAAATGGCACCTTAAAAATGTGCTGATAGGCTCAATGCGTAACTGGAGTAAAAACACACTGGAATGGAACCTTGCCACCAATGGCTCATGGGGACCTCATACCGACGGCGGCTGCTCTGACTGTAAAGGGGCTATAACCATTACCAGCAGCGATACTTATGTAAAGAATGTATCGTATTTCGTGATAGCCCATGCATCGAAATTTGTCCCGGCAGGTTCAGTGCGGATCGCAAGCAATGTTTCGGGGAACCTGAACAATGTTGCGTTTAAGACTCCGGCCGGCAAGATCGTGCTTATAGTGGAAAATGACAGCTCGGGTATCGAGTATTTCAATATCAAATATAATGGCGAGTGGGTTAAAACAAGCCTTGAAGGCGGGGCAGTTG
Above is a genomic segment from Flavobacterium album containing:
- a CDS encoding glycoside hydrolase family 30 protein; the encoded protein is MKKLFAVLSLSALTLLQLGCSSSSSDDGNPSNNNPDPVNPGTNEVDFWLTNNAGTVRLAKQTTILDFGTAANVLPSIEVNDATTYQSVDGYGYTLTGGSVQVINGLGAARKQELLQDLFSTTTGIGVSYLRISIGASDMSAAPFTYDDMPTGQTDPSLANFSLDNDSALIALLQEILVINPNIKIVATSWSAPVWMKTNTSFKGGSLQPQYYDEYAQYFVKYIQGMQAQGIAITAITPQNEPLNPNNNPSMLMQAVEQANFIKNNLGPAFQAAGITTKIIAYDHNCDVPSYPLTILSDAAANPFVDGSAFHLYAGDISALTAVHNAYPDKNVYFTEQYTGSNGNFGGDLKWHLKNVLIGSMRNWSKNTLEWNLATNGSWGPHTDGGCSDCKGAITITSSDTYVKNVSYFVIAHASKFVPAGSVRIASNVSGNLNNVAFKTPAGKIVLIVENDSSGIEYFNIKYNGEWVKTSLEGGAVATYIW